A genome region from Clostridium sp. JN-9 includes the following:
- a CDS encoding IS607 family transposase: MSKNYKPKEFAELLNVSVLTLQRWDNAGKLKAFRTPTNRRFYTYEQYKEFMGITSSGKKVVIYTRVSTSNQKDDLKNQVIFLKQYANAKGIIVDEVIEDYGSGLNYNRKKWNKLIDECMTSEISTIIITNKDRFVRFGFEWFERFLGKFNVKIIVVNNESFSPNGELVQDIISILHVFSCRIYGLRKYKKKIKEDEEVEKSI; this comes from the coding sequence TTGAGTAAGAACTATAAGCCTAAAGAATTTGCTGAATTATTAAATGTATCAGTTTTAACACTACAGCGATGGGATAACGCAGGAAAATTAAAAGCATTTAGAACGCCAACAAATAGGCGGTTTTATACCTATGAACAGTATAAAGAGTTTATGGGTATAACATCTTCTGGAAAGAAGGTAGTTATATATACAAGGGTTTCAACTTCTAATCAAAAAGATGATTTAAAAAATCAAGTTATATTTCTTAAACAATATGCTAATGCAAAAGGAATTATTGTAGATGAAGTGATTGAAGATTATGGAAGTGGATTGAATTATAATCGTAAAAAATGGAATAAACTTATTGATGAGTGTATGACATCTGAAATAAGCACTATAATAATAACCAATAAAGATAGGTTTGTACGATTTGGATTTGAGTGGTTTGAAAGATTTTTAGGAAAATTCAATGTAAAAATAATAGTAGTAAACAATGAAAGCTTTTCGCCAAACGGAGAATTAGTTCAAGATATAATCTCAATACTTCATGTTTTTAGCTGCAGAATTTATGGCCTAAGAAAGTATAAAAAAAAGATAAAGGAAGATGAAGAAGTTGAGAAAAGCATATAA
- the lysS gene encoding lysine--tRNA ligase, whose amino-acid sequence MAKDEKNIQKLENEFNELIQERRQKFFDLQAAGKDPFDVYKVERTHTSVQIKENYDELEGSTVTVAGRLMSKRVHGKAGFSDLYDRYGKIQLYIRIDDVGEERLKEYKSFDIGDLLCVTGRVFKTKTGEVSIHITEFQLTAKSLRPLPEKWHGLKDPDLRYRQRYVDLIMNENVRDTFMKRTAIIKAIREFLDNRDYLEVETPVLSQIAGGASAKPFMTHHNALDIDMYMRIATELYLKRLIVGGFEKVYEIGKDFRNEGIDIRHNPEFTMMELYEAFADYNDMMEITENMVAYACEKVLGTTKVTYQGTEIDFTPPWRRITMVDAVKEYAGVDFNEIKTDEQAREIAKEKNVQFKKELKDCTKGDVLNGLFEEFAEEKMIQPTFVCDYPVEISPLTKKKRGNPDFTERFEGFIYGRELCNAYSELNDPIVQRERFVQQLKERELGDDEAYMMDEDFLNSLEIGMPPTGGLGIGIDRLVMFLTDSYSIRDVILFPTMKLIQQ is encoded by the coding sequence ATGGCGAAAGATGAAAAGAATATTCAAAAACTAGAGAATGAATTTAATGAGCTGATTCAGGAAAGAAGACAAAAGTTTTTTGATCTTCAAGCAGCTGGCAAAGATCCTTTTGATGTATATAAAGTAGAAAGAACTCATACATCGGTGCAAATTAAAGAAAATTATGATGAGCTTGAGGGAAGTACAGTTACTGTTGCTGGAAGATTAATGTCTAAAAGAGTTCATGGTAAGGCTGGCTTTTCAGATTTATATGATAGGTATGGAAAAATACAGCTTTATATTAGAATTGATGATGTGGGTGAAGAAAGATTAAAAGAATACAAATCTTTCGATATTGGAGATTTATTATGCGTCACTGGCAGAGTTTTTAAAACAAAGACTGGTGAAGTCTCAATTCATATTACAGAGTTCCAGTTAACTGCTAAATCATTAAGGCCATTACCTGAAAAGTGGCACGGATTAAAAGATCCTGATTTAAGATATAGACAAAGATATGTTGATCTTATAATGAATGAAAATGTCAGAGATACTTTTATGAAAAGAACAGCAATAATCAAAGCTATAAGAGAATTCCTTGATAACAGGGATTATCTTGAAGTTGAGACACCAGTTTTATCACAAATTGCTGGAGGTGCTTCTGCAAAACCATTTATGACCCACCATAATGCATTGGATATTGATATGTACATGCGAATAGCTACTGAATTATATTTAAAAAGGCTTATTGTAGGTGGATTTGAGAAAGTATATGAAATTGGTAAAGACTTTAGAAATGAAGGCATTGATATAAGACATAATCCTGAATTTACAATGATGGAATTATATGAAGCTTTTGCTGACTATAATGACATGATGGAAATTACAGAAAACATGGTAGCTTATGCATGTGAGAAGGTCCTAGGAACTACTAAGGTTACATATCAAGGCACAGAAATTGATTTTACACCACCATGGAGAAGAATTACTATGGTAGATGCAGTTAAAGAATATGCTGGTGTTGATTTCAATGAGATAAAAACAGATGAACAGGCAAGAGAAATAGCAAAAGAAAAGAATGTACAATTTAAAAAAGAATTAAAAGATTGTACAAAAGGTGATGTATTAAATGGATTATTTGAGGAATTTGCTGAAGAAAAAATGATACAGCCAACATTTGTATGTGATTATCCTGTAGAAATTTCACCTCTAACTAAGAAGAAAAGAGGGAACCCGGATTTCACTGAGAGATTTGAAGGATTCATTTATGGAAGAGAATTGTGTAATGCATATTCAGAGTTAAATGATCCTATAGTTCAGAGAGAAAGATTCGTTCAGCAGCTTAAAGAAAGAGAGCTTGGAGATGATGAAGCATACATGATGGATGAAGATTTTCTTAATTCATTAGAAATTGGTATGCCTCCTACAGGTGGACTTGGTATTGGAATAGACAGACTGGTTATGTTCTTAACAGACAGCTATTCTATAAGAGATGTAATACTATTTCCTACAATGAAGTTAATTCAACAATAA
- the greA gene encoding transcription elongation factor GreA, with amino-acid sequence MNDSKKYVMTYEGVKKLEDELEKLKTVKRKEITEKIKVALSFGDLSENSEYDEAKNEQAFIEGRILQLENMLKNATIVDETEIPKDVVGVGSKVKVKDYDFDEEVIYTIVGSAEADPVNYKISNESPVGKGLIGKKVGDIVEVPVPDGVSKFEVLEVNRE; translated from the coding sequence ATGAACGATTCAAAAAAATACGTTATGACTTATGAAGGAGTAAAAAAATTAGAGGATGAATTAGAAAAACTTAAGACAGTTAAGAGAAAAGAAATAACTGAAAAAATTAAAGTCGCTCTTTCTTTTGGGGATTTAAGTGAGAATTCGGAATATGATGAAGCTAAAAATGAACAAGCATTTATTGAGGGAAGAATATTACAGCTTGAAAATATGCTAAAAAATGCTACTATAGTAGATGAAACTGAAATTCCAAAGGATGTAGTCGGAGTAGGTTCAAAAGTAAAAGTTAAAGATTATGACTTTGACGAGGAAGTTATATATACCATAGTTGGCTCTGCAGAGGCAGACCCTGTAAATTATAAGATTTCTAACGAATCGCCTGTTGGAAAGGGTCTGATAGGAAAAAAAGTGGGAGATATAGTAGAGGTACCTGTTCCAGATGGAGTTAGTAAATTTGAAGTGCTAGAAGTAAATAGAGAGTAA
- the dusB gene encoding tRNA dihydrouridine synthase DusB, translating into MKIGEIQFQNNVFLAPMAGVTDIAFRELCEEQGCGLAYTEMVSSKALFYGSENTEKLTAIGQNEDKIAVQIFGNDPIVMAKSCDYFNENNKICLIDINMGCPAPKIVKNGEGSALMKSPKLAYEIVRSVKKASKKPVTVKFRKGFDELHINAVEFSKIIEEAGADAITIHGRTREQMYSGKADWNIIKEIKESVKIPVIGNGDIFSAEAAAEMFNHTNCDGIMIARGAMGNPWIFKQIKDKINGHNVYDPAPREKIDMCIRHYKKSIEYFGEDKAVREMRKQIAWYIKGLENCTEIKNVINYEKNSKEVIKTLLEYKNTLEAI; encoded by the coding sequence ATGAAAATTGGAGAAATACAGTTCCAGAATAATGTATTTTTAGCACCTATGGCTGGAGTAACAGATATAGCATTTAGAGAACTGTGTGAAGAACAAGGCTGTGGATTAGCATATACTGAAATGGTAAGTTCAAAAGCGCTTTTTTATGGCAGTGAAAATACAGAAAAACTTACTGCAATTGGGCAAAACGAGGATAAAATTGCGGTTCAGATATTTGGGAATGATCCAATAGTAATGGCAAAGTCCTGTGATTATTTTAATGAAAATAATAAGATATGTTTAATAGATATAAATATGGGGTGTCCAGCTCCCAAAATAGTTAAAAATGGAGAAGGCTCCGCTCTTATGAAAAGTCCAAAACTAGCATATGAAATAGTAAGATCAGTAAAGAAGGCTTCTAAAAAACCTGTTACTGTGAAATTTAGAAAAGGGTTTGATGAATTGCATATTAATGCTGTGGAGTTCTCGAAGATTATAGAGGAAGCTGGAGCCGATGCCATAACAATACATGGTAGAACAAGGGAACAGATGTATTCAGGAAAAGCAGATTGGAATATAATCAAAGAAATAAAAGAAAGCGTAAAAATTCCTGTAATAGGCAATGGGGACATATTTTCTGCTGAGGCAGCTGCTGAGATGTTTAATCATACAAATTGTGATGGAATTATGATAGCAAGGGGAGCTATGGGAAATCCATGGATATTTAAACAAATAAAGGACAAGATAAATGGACATAATGTATATGATCCAGCTCCAAGAGAAAAAATTGATATGTGCATAAGGCATTATAAAAAATCAATAGAGTATTTTGGCGAGGATAAAGCTGTTAGAGAAATGAGAAAACAAATTGCATGGTATATAAAGGGATTAGAAAATTGTACTGAAATTAAAAATGTTATCAATTATGAAAAAAACAGTAAGGAAGTCATAAAAACGCTTTTAGAGTATAAAAATACTTTAGAAGCAATTTAA
- a CDS encoding type III pantothenate kinase, which translates to MILVLDVGNTNIVLGIYKGKELIADWRLSTDSKRTADEYGIQVIQLFLNSKLDPSDIEGVIISSVVPNIMYSLEHMIYKYFEVTPIIVGPGVKTGINIKYDNPKEVGADRIVNAVAAHELYNKPLIIIDFGTATTFCAVTEKGDYLGGTICPGIKISSDALFERAAKLPRVELIKPEAVIGKNTVVSMQAGIIYGYIGQVNYIIEKMKKEMKAYGEKEPYVVATGGLTKLIIEDCKAINVVNNILTLEGLRFIYEKNKEQVY; encoded by the coding sequence ATGATTTTAGTTCTTGATGTAGGAAATACTAATATTGTTTTAGGTATTTATAAAGGCAAGGAACTTATAGCAGACTGGAGATTATCTACTGATTCTAAGAGAACTGCAGATGAATATGGTATACAGGTTATTCAGCTTTTTCTAAATAGTAAGCTGGATCCGTCAGATATTGAGGGTGTAATTATTTCATCAGTTGTTCCCAATATCATGTATTCATTGGAACACATGATATACAAATATTTTGAGGTAACACCTATTATTGTTGGCCCAGGGGTAAAAACAGGAATTAATATAAAATATGATAATCCAAAAGAAGTTGGAGCAGACAGAATTGTTAATGCTGTCGCAGCTCATGAATTATACAATAAACCATTAATAATAATAGATTTTGGAACAGCAACTACCTTTTGTGCTGTAACGGAAAAAGGAGATTATTTAGGTGGGACCATTTGCCCAGGTATAAAGATTTCTTCAGATGCCCTATTTGAAAGAGCAGCAAAATTGCCAAGAGTGGAATTAATAAAGCCAGAAGCAGTAATAGGCAAGAACACTGTAGTTAGTATGCAGGCTGGAATAATATATGGGTACATAGGGCAGGTTAATTATATTATTGAAAAAATGAAAAAAGAAATGAAGGCTTATGGAGAAAAGGAACCTTATGTTGTAGCAACAGGCGGGCTTACAAAATTAATTATCGAGGATTGTAAGGCAATAAATGTAGTAAATAATATTCTAACTTTAGAAGGCTTAAGGTTTATATATGAAAAGAATAAAGAGCAGGTGTATTAA
- the ftsH gene encoding ATP-dependent zinc metalloprotease FtsH has product MKKFSSATAWVIVFVLVILAATMLVRTNQNTSTINFNEFQKNWIDNKVTSIEIREDKMTVDGTLKDGTNFETIVPSERLFQFIGEHPNNGSIKESYAKPASVPAWVTYLPTIILMLMLVAFWFMFMQQSQGGGGNRNVMNFGKSRAKMATPDKKKVTFDDVAGAEEEKAEIAEIVDFLKTPKKYIEMGARIPKGVLLVGPPGTGKTLLARAIAGEAGVPFFSISGSDFVEMFVGVGASRVRDMFEQAKKNSPCLIFIDEIDAVGRQRGAGLGGGHDEREQTLNQLLVEMDGFGVNEGIIMIAATNRPDILDPALLRAGRFDRQILVGAPDVKGREAILKVHSRNKPLEEGVKLDVLAKTTPGFTGADLENLMNEAALLAVRKNKKLIGMEELEEAVTRVIAGPEKKSRVIDEEDRRLTAYHEAGHAVVMKLLPHSDPVHQISIIPRGMAGGYTMHLPEKDRSYMSKSKLEDEIVGLLGGRVAEKLIIGDISTGAKNDIERATTIARKMVMDYGMSDELGPIAFGSGHDEVFLGRDFAKSRNYSEEVANKIDEQIKILIDESYNKALTLLTENINKLHAVAQALLEKEKLESAEFEEIFAAS; this is encoded by the coding sequence ATGAAAAAATTTTCAAGTGCAACGGCCTGGGTCATAGTATTTGTTCTGGTAATTTTGGCAGCTACAATGCTGGTTAGGACAAATCAGAACACATCTACAATTAATTTTAATGAATTTCAAAAAAATTGGATAGATAATAAAGTAACTAGTATAGAAATAAGAGAAGATAAAATGACTGTTGATGGAACTTTAAAAGATGGTACTAATTTTGAGACTATAGTTCCTTCTGAAAGATTGTTTCAATTTATTGGTGAGCACCCAAATAATGGATCTATTAAGGAATCTTATGCAAAACCAGCATCAGTTCCAGCATGGGTAACGTATTTACCAACCATAATACTTATGCTGATGTTAGTGGCATTCTGGTTTATGTTTATGCAGCAGTCTCAAGGCGGCGGCGGCAATAGAAATGTAATGAACTTTGGGAAAAGCAGGGCCAAAATGGCCACACCTGATAAAAAGAAGGTTACATTTGATGACGTGGCCGGGGCAGAAGAAGAAAAAGCAGAAATAGCAGAAATAGTTGATTTTTTAAAAACACCAAAGAAATATATTGAAATGGGAGCCAGAATTCCAAAAGGAGTTTTGCTGGTTGGACCTCCAGGAACAGGTAAAACCCTTCTGGCAAGAGCTATAGCCGGAGAGGCAGGGGTACCATTTTTTAGTATTTCCGGCTCTGATTTCGTGGAAATGTTTGTTGGTGTAGGTGCATCAAGGGTAAGAGACATGTTTGAACAGGCAAAGAAAAATTCACCATGCTTAATTTTTATTGATGAAATTGATGCTGTAGGCAGACAAAGAGGAGCTGGCCTTGGAGGCGGACATGATGAAAGAGAGCAGACTCTTAATCAGCTTCTTGTAGAAATGGATGGTTTCGGTGTTAATGAAGGAATTATAATGATTGCTGCAACAAATAGGCCTGATATACTTGACCCAGCACTTTTAAGAGCAGGCAGATTTGACAGACAAATCTTAGTTGGAGCGCCAGATGTAAAGGGAAGAGAAGCAATACTTAAGGTACATTCGAGAAATAAACCTTTAGAAGAAGGGGTAAAATTGGATGTACTTGCAAAAACAACTCCTGGTTTCACAGGAGCTGATTTGGAAAACTTAATGAATGAAGCTGCACTTTTAGCTGTTAGAAAAAATAAAAAACTTATTGGAATGGAAGAACTTGAGGAAGCTGTTACAAGGGTAATAGCAGGTCCTGAGAAAAAAAGCAGAGTTATTGATGAAGAGGATAGAAGGCTTACAGCATATCATGAAGCAGGTCATGCCGTTGTCATGAAGTTACTTCCTCATTCTGATCCTGTTCACCAGATAAGTATTATACCAAGAGGAATGGCTGGCGGATATACAATGCATCTGCCTGAAAAGGACAGATCCTATATGTCAAAGTCAAAACTTGAGGATGAAATAGTTGGATTATTAGGTGGAAGAGTAGCTGAAAAGCTGATTATCGGGGATATAAGTACAGGCGCTAAAAATGATATAGAAAGAGCTACTACAATAGCTAGAAAAATGGTTATGGATTATGGTATGAGTGATGAACTTGGACCTATAGCATTTGGCTCTGGACATGATGAGGTATTTTTAGGGAGAGACTTTGCTAAGTCAAGAAACTATAGTGAAGAAGTTGCTAATAAAATTGATGAACAAATAAAAATACTTATAGATGAGAGCTATAATAAAGCACTAACCTTATTGACAGAAAATATTAATAAGCTTCACGCAGTTGCCCAGGCACTTCTTGAAAAGGAAAAGCTGGAATCAGCTGAGTTTGAAGAAATTTTTGCTGCAAGTTAA
- the hpt gene encoding hypoxanthine phosphoribosyltransferase, with protein MREDIKEVLYTEEEIRLKIKKMGKCISKDYQGKDLMLIGVLKGSVVFMADLMKEITIPCTMDFMAVSSYGNSSKTSGVVRILKDLDFGIEGKHILIVEDIIDSGVTLKYLVDYLKGRKPASLEIACLLSKPERRKVELNAKYIGFTVPDYFLVGYGLDYAEKYRNLPYIGILKEEIYK; from the coding sequence ATGAGAGAGGACATCAAAGAAGTTCTTTACACTGAGGAGGAAATAAGACTAAAAATAAAAAAAATGGGCAAATGTATATCTAAGGATTACCAAGGCAAAGATTTAATGCTTATAGGTGTTTTAAAGGGATCTGTAGTCTTTATGGCAGATTTAATGAAAGAAATAACAATACCTTGTACAATGGATTTCATGGCAGTTTCAAGCTATGGGAATTCCTCTAAAACTTCAGGTGTAGTTAGAATATTAAAGGATTTGGACTTTGGAATAGAGGGTAAGCACATTTTAATTGTAGAAGATATTATAGATTCCGGAGTTACTTTAAAATATTTAGTTGATTACTTAAAAGGCAGAAAACCTGCCAGTCTTGAAATTGCCTGCCTATTAAGTAAACCTGAAAGAAGAAAAGTAGAATTAAATGCAAAATACATAGGATTTACAGTACCGGATTATTTTCTTGTTGGTTATGGTCTGGATTATGCAGAAAAGTATAGGAACCTGCCATATATAGGAATCCTAAAAGAGGAAATTTACAAATAA
- the tilS gene encoding tRNA lysidine(34) synthetase TilS, translated as MIHKVRQTIEDYNMISPGDKIVVGVSGGPDSICLLHVLNEMSIELHISIAAAHINHCLRGKDADEDEAYVKEFCKKINVEFYSKKIDVNKLSEKLNISCETAGRKARYDFFGQVMKKTGANKIAIAHNANDVAETILMRIMRGTGLEGLIGIKPVREKIYIRPLINITREEIEGYCKKNNLAPRIDKTNLQNIYSRNKIRLELIPYIRKNFNSDIINVLNRMSNSVASDNDFLMKISHEKYERYCDNRKEKVIISREAFSEHKAVLSRIIRESLTYVNGNLNNFDKMHIMQIIKLQKQSTGKLIILPNDIIAVNNYGCIEVKKRKEINDKNHNKVFPICQGINIFPDLNLKVTTNIIDISNFKFCLMGKSDYTKYFDYDKIKNNMNMRFRREGDRFSPLGMNGSRKLKDIFIDMKIPKDKRYKISLLCSGENIAWIVGYRISEKFKIDSNTKKIMEINIEREEII; from the coding sequence GTGATACATAAAGTCAGGCAGACAATAGAAGATTATAATATGATATCACCTGGAGATAAAATTGTAGTAGGTGTATCTGGCGGACCGGATTCCATATGTCTTTTACATGTTTTAAATGAGATGAGCATTGAATTACATATAAGTATAGCCGCAGCACACATAAATCACTGCTTAAGGGGAAAAGATGCTGACGAAGATGAAGCTTATGTTAAAGAATTCTGTAAAAAAATCAATGTTGAATTTTATAGCAAAAAAATAGATGTAAATAAATTAAGTGAAAAGCTTAATATATCCTGTGAAACCGCGGGAAGAAAAGCCAGATATGACTTTTTTGGTCAGGTTATGAAAAAAACAGGAGCAAATAAAATAGCTATAGCGCATAATGCCAATGATGTTGCTGAAACAATATTAATGAGGATTATGAGGGGGACAGGGTTAGAAGGACTAATAGGAATAAAGCCTGTTAGAGAAAAAATCTATATAAGACCGCTTATAAATATTACAAGAGAAGAAATTGAAGGCTATTGTAAGAAAAATAATTTAGCCCCCAGAATCGATAAAACTAATTTACAAAATATTTATTCCAGAAATAAAATCAGACTTGAGCTTATACCTTATATACGTAAAAATTTTAATAGTGATATAATTAATGTTTTAAACAGAATGTCTAATAGTGTTGCTTCAGATAATGATTTTTTAATGAAAATTTCTCACGAAAAATATGAAAGGTATTGTGATAACAGAAAAGAAAAGGTTATAATATCTAGGGAAGCCTTTTCTGAACACAAGGCTGTACTTAGCAGAATAATACGTGAATCCTTGACCTATGTTAATGGAAATTTAAATAATTTTGATAAAATGCATATAATGCAGATAATAAAACTTCAGAAACAGTCTACTGGTAAATTAATTATACTGCCTAATGATATTATAGCAGTGAATAATTATGGTTGTATAGAAGTTAAGAAGAGAAAAGAAATCAATGATAAAAATCATAATAAGGTATTTCCCATTTGCCAAGGTATAAATATTTTCCCTGATCTAAATTTAAAAGTCACCACTAATATTATTGATATAAGTAATTTTAAGTTTTGCTTAATGGGGAAAAGCGATTATACAAAATATTTTGACTATGATAAAATTAAAAATAATATGAATATGAGATTTAGACGGGAAGGGGATAGATTTTCTCCACTGGGAATGAACGGATCAAGGAAGTTAAAGGATATATTTATAGATATGAAAATACCAAAAGATAAAAGATATAAAATCTCATTGCTATGTTCTGGAGAGAATATAGCCTGGATTGTAGGCTATAGAATAAGTGAAAAATTTAAAATTGATTCAAATACAAAAAAGATAATGGAAATTAACATTGAAAGAGAGGAAATTATATGA
- the spoIIE gene encoding stage II sporulation protein E has product MQYGAEIFPYKRTSSLNNQKSKGKNIDKSIILAYAFYFVGAFLTSRVLLINLMAPFGVAFLIAIITRRKGIESIVAGCGALIGYASIYSSGKNIEVYFIICGALVALEYALVKSNKKVKLISSFLTIFIIFNVYKLTINGLGFGTSFLTSFFETASIFPIYYIINYSIICFSEFKTRHLFSNEEIISMTITSALIMAGTWGFNLFGVSIRNIIALCFVLIIGNTKGSTAAAASGVAVGTIMGISSSNMVTFVGVYGLCGLISGIFKETGKWICGISYMIAFTILKLYSSIGVQFKIAEVVICCIIFFLIPIKILHMLESEINCEIKVENQSENYVVKLKDMLSDKLVQFSDVLVNVSSVLRKLSDNDKLSMKSKSSGLIDNVADRVCSNCNMRSICWKREAYYTYSAVGDLIRNYQDNNKTMPGQLERKCIRKDSMIKNTEEIVNKYVINEMWRKRLGQSRELLSVQIDNIADSVSEIISGFNDNITIDSEIENNIRRILNKNKIIYKDVFCFYNKIHKLVVQVSIEACGGKQICIKSILPLINTVTGRCMCTRDDGCQIDKHTNNCKINFEETPKFHIASYVSRVAKDGEKYNGDSYKFEKINNGEYITMLSDGMGSGPTAGKESSAAVDLVTKFVKAEFKTTSAINIVNSIMSIKFSEEEKFSTVDLSNINLYNGEISFLKVGAVASFIKKGRNVDIIKSKTLPIGVLDKPDVDIINKKVENGDIIVMLSDGVLDYDSSSIGKVDWIVEYLKSTNLINPNEISNEIITKAKELSGGKVKDDMTVVVEKVYSLYE; this is encoded by the coding sequence ATGCAGTATGGGGCAGAAATATTCCCTTACAAAAGGACAAGCAGTTTAAATAATCAAAAGAGTAAAGGAAAAAATATTGATAAAAGTATTATATTAGCCTATGCATTTTATTTTGTTGGAGCTTTTTTAACAAGCAGGGTGCTTTTAATCAATTTGATGGCGCCTTTTGGTGTGGCGTTCTTAATTGCAATAATAACAAGAAGGAAAGGTATAGAAAGTATAGTAGCAGGATGTGGCGCATTGATAGGATATGCCAGTATATATAGTTCAGGTAAAAACATAGAGGTATATTTTATTATTTGTGGTGCTTTGGTTGCGTTAGAATATGCATTAGTAAAATCAAATAAGAAAGTTAAGCTTATATCAAGCTTTTTGACAATATTCATTATTTTTAATGTATATAAACTTACTATAAATGGATTAGGATTTGGGACTTCCTTTTTAACCTCTTTTTTTGAAACTGCAAGCATTTTCCCAATATATTATATTATTAATTATTCAATAATATGCTTCAGTGAATTCAAAACCAGACATTTATTTTCAAATGAAGAAATAATAAGTATGACCATTACCTCTGCATTAATTATGGCAGGTACATGGGGATTTAATTTATTTGGAGTCTCTATTAGAAATATAATTGCCTTATGCTTTGTGCTGATAATTGGAAATACAAAAGGAAGTACTGCAGCAGCAGCAAGTGGAGTTGCTGTTGGGACTATAATGGGAATATCCTCATCGAACATGGTTACATTTGTGGGAGTATACGGGCTTTGTGGATTAATAAGCGGAATATTTAAAGAAACGGGTAAATGGATTTGCGGAATATCCTATATGATAGCGTTTACCATTTTAAAGCTATATTCAAGTATTGGGGTTCAGTTTAAAATAGCAGAAGTAGTAATATGCTGCATTATTTTTTTCCTGATTCCAATTAAAATACTGCATATGCTGGAGTCTGAAATAAACTGCGAAATAAAAGTTGAAAACCAAAGCGAAAATTATGTAGTGAAGTTAAAAGATATGCTTTCAGATAAATTGGTGCAATTTTCGGATGTATTAGTTAATGTATCAAGTGTATTAAGAAAATTATCTGATAATGATAAATTGTCAATGAAAAGTAAAAGCAGCGGACTTATAGATAACGTAGCAGACAGAGTCTGTTCTAACTGCAATATGAGAAGTATCTGCTGGAAGAGGGAAGCTTATTATACTTATAGTGCAGTTGGTGATTTAATAAGAAACTATCAGGATAATAACAAGACCATGCCAGGACAATTGGAAAGAAAGTGCATTAGAAAAGATTCAATGATAAAGAATACAGAAGAAATTGTAAATAAATATGTAATAAACGAGATGTGGCGAAAAAGATTGGGGCAGAGCAGGGAACTATTATCTGTACAGATTGATAATATAGCAGATTCTGTTAGTGAAATAATCAGCGGATTTAATGATAACATAACAATTGATTCAGAAATTGAAAATAATATCAGGAGAATCTTAAATAAAAATAAAATAATATATAAAGATGTGTTTTGCTTCTACAATAAAATCCATAAACTAGTAGTTCAAGTGTCTATAGAAGCATGTGGGGGGAAACAAATCTGTATAAAAAGTATATTGCCTCTTATAAATACTGTTACAGGCAGGTGTATGTGTACAAGGGATGACGGATGCCAAATAGATAAACATACTAACAACTGTAAAATTAATTTTGAAGAGACACCTAAATTTCATATTGCTTCCTATGTATCCAGAGTTGCAAAGGATGGAGAAAAATACAATGGGGACAGTTATAAATTTGAAAAAATAAATAATGGTGAATATATAACTATGTTAAGTGATGGAATGGGTTCAGGACCTACAGCAGGGAAAGAAAGCTCAGCAGCTGTTGATTTAGTTACAAAGTTTGTAAAAGCTGAATTTAAAACAACTTCCGCTATTAACATTGTAAATTCTATAATGTCAATAAAGTTTTCTGAGGAGGAGAAGTTTTCAACTGTAGATTTAAGCAATATTAATTTATATAATGGAGAAATAAGTTTTTTGAAAGTTGGGGCTGTGGCAAGCTTTATAAAAAAAGGAAGGAATGTAGATATTATAAAATCAAAAACATTACCTATAGGTGTGCTGGATAAACCTGATGTGGATATAATAAATAAAAAGGTTGAAAATGGTGATATTATAGTAATGCTAAGTGATGGAGTATTAGACTATGATAGTTCATCAATAGGAAAGGTAGACTGGATCGTTGAATATTTAAAAAGTACCAATCTTATAAATCCCAATGAAATTAGTAATGAAATAATTACCAAAGCCAAGGAACTTAGCGGCGGCAAGGTTAAGGATGATATGACTGTAGTAGTTGAAAAGGTATATAGTTTGTATGAGTAA